A section of the Raphanus sativus cultivar WK10039 unplaced genomic scaffold, ASM80110v3 Scaffold0796, whole genome shotgun sequence genome encodes:
- the LOC130503099 gene encoding alpha-humulene/(-)-(E)-beta-caryophyllene synthase-like: MSMGSVVHRPLADFSANIWEDLLTHFSKSELGSTDSLKEKHITLKEAVKESFMVSKVNPIENIKFIDALCRLGVSYHFEIDITEQLGNLFDSPDFKPLIRHDECDLYTVGLLFQVFRQFGFKLSADVFEKFKGGDGKFKGDLVANASGILSLYEASQWNTHGEDIMDEALAFSSCHLKEISFQSIPSHLAVRINNALRHPYHKGISRIETRKYISYYEAEEKRDAVLLEFAKVDFNMLQRLHRTELACVTRWYEEMKIKSKVTYTRHRIAEAYLWSLGAYFEPQYSQARVRTAIALIIFTILDDTYDAYGTMKELEIFTDAMEKWLPAPPNTIPESMKYMYRIMVDFYDKLEEELENEGRSGCGLHLKKSLKTTANGYMKEAKWLKEDYTATFDEYKENAILSSGYYPLIAMTFAGMGDVANLDAFEWLSSHPKIRVASEIISRFTDDISSYEFEQKREHVATGIDCYMKQFGVSKERAVEGIETLVSDAWKDMNQELMRPHSCPFPLLMRIFNLSRVIDVFYRYQDCYTHPEFLKQDIVYLFIEDIPV; encoded by the exons ATGAGCATGGGGAGTGTAGTCCACCGTCCGCTAGCTGATTTTTCAGCAAACATTTGGGAAGATCTCTTAACTCATTTCTCAAAGTCTGAGCTT GGGAGTACTGATTCGTTAAAAGAAAAGCATATTACTCTAAAGGAGGCTGTCAAGGAATCGTTTATGGTTTCAAAAGTGAATCCCATAGAGAACATCAAGTTCATCGACGCTCTATGTCGCCTTGGTGTCTCCTATCACTTTGAGATAGACATCACAGAGCAATTGGGAAATTTATTTGATAGTCCTGATTTTAAACCGTTGATACGACATGATGAATGCGATTTATACACTGTGGGGTTGCTTTTCCAAGTTTTCAGGCAATTTGGGTTCAAGCTTTCTGCTg atgtgtttgagAAGTTCAAGGGCGGGGATGGGAAGTTTAAAGGAGACTTAGTGGCAAATGCAAGTGGTATATTAAGCTTGTACGAAGCTTCACAATGGAACACTCATGGAGAAGATATTATGGACGAAGCTCTCGCTTTTTCAAGCTGTCATTTAAAAGAAATCTCTTTTCAATCTATCCCCTCTCATCTGGCCGTACGCATCAACAATGCCCTAAGGCATCCTTACCACAAA GGCATCTCAAGGATAGAAACGAGGAAATa tatatCATACTACGAGGCCGAAGAGAAGCGTGACGCAGTTTTACTTGAGTTTGCAAAGGTAGATTTTAATATGCTCCAAAGGTTGCATCGCACAGAGCTTGCTTGCGTAACAAG GTGGTACGAAGAAATGAAAATCAAATCTAAAGTAACGTACACAAGACATCGAATAGCAGAGGCGTACTTGTGGTCACTTGGCGCATATTTCGAGCCTCAATATTCTCAAGCACGAGTTAGAACAGCTATTGCACTAATCATATTCACGATTCTTGATGATACGTATGATGCGTATGGCACAATGAAGGAGCTTGAGATTTTCACAGATGCAATGGAAAA GTGGCTTCCCGCTCCGCCTAACACGATACCTGAGAGCATGAAGTACATGTACCGTATCATGGTAGATTTCTATGACAAACTTGAAGAGGAACTTGAGAACGAAGGAAGGTCAGGCTGTGGCTTACATCTTAAGAAATCA TTAAAGACAACGGCGAATGGATATATGAAAGAGGCAAAGTGGTTGAAAGAAGATTATACTGCTACATTTGACGAGTATAAAGAGAATGCGATATTGTCTTCCGGTTACTATCCCTTGATTGCCATGACGTTCGCGGGAATGGGAGATGTCGCAAATCTTGATGCTTTTGAATGGTTAAGCTCTCACCCTAAAATTAGGGTAGCTTCCGAGATAATCAGTCGATTCACAGATGACATTTCTAGCTACGAG TTTGAACAAAAAAGGGAGCACGTGGCAACGGGTATTGACTGCTATATGAAGCAATTTGGTGTTTCCAAGGAACGAGCAGTGGAAGGAATAGAAACCCTTGTTTCCGATGCGTGGAAGGACATGAACCAAGAGCTGATGAGGCCTCATTCATGCCCGTTCCCTCTTTTGATGCGAATCTTTAACCTATCCCGTGTCATCGATGTATTCTATCGGTACCAAGACTGTTACACCCACCCTGAGTTCCTGAAACAGGACATCGTCTACTTGTTCATCGAAGATATCCCCGTTTAA
- the LOC108831720 gene encoding uncharacterized protein LOC108831720: MALLTFTRVSLNPLSPPASSLHHVSPSRHNLSLIPLRRNKSPGTLQSQFPQPPRHVSPRRVEVSSQLRLPLISPTDHWGQWAALFAAGAFGVWSEKTKMGSMVSGALTSTLLGLAASNLGILPFETTSYSFFMEFLLPHTIPLLLFRADLRRIIRSTGSLLLAFLIGSVATVVGTVVAFLLVPMRSLGPDNWKIAAALMGSYIGGSLNFVAITEALRISPSVVAAGVAVDNVICALHFMVLFALASKIPPETTSVSSPDAGMTKDDKAEDKNRVVSTSIALSVSFLICKAAISMTELLKIQGGMLPAVTAITVLLATSFPDFFNSLAPSAETISLVLMQVFFTILGATGSVWNVINTAPSIFLFAVIQVMVHLAMTLLLGKLFCIDMKLLLLASNANIGGPTTACAMATAKGWTSLVVPGILSGVFGVSTATFLGIGCGVLVLKQL; this comes from the exons ATGGCACTTCTTACATTCACACGTGTGTCGCTAAATCCACTGTCACCACCAGCATCATCACTGCACCACGTGTCGCCTTCCCGCCACAACTTATCGTTGATTCCCCTCCGCCGGAACAAATCGCCGGGAACGCTCCAGTCGCAGTTTCCTCAACCTCCGCGTCACGTCTCACCTCGGCGTGTGGAGGTCTCCTCGCAACTGCGACTCCCTCTGATATCTCCAACCGATCACTGGGGTCAATGGGCGGCTCTCTTCGCCGCCGGCGCCTTCGGCGTCTG GTCGGAGAAGACGAAGATGGGGAGTATGGTGAGCGGGGCGTTGACCAGCACGTTGCTTGGGCTCGCCGCGAGCAACTTGGGGATCTTACCGTTCGAGACGACGTCGTATTCGTTCTTCATGGAGTTCCTCTTGCCGCATACGATTCCGTTGCTGTTGTTTAGAGCTGATCTCCGTCGTATTATCCGATCCACTGGGTCACTCCTCCTCGCTTTCTTAATTGGGTCTG TGGCGACGGTTGTGGGGACTGTGGTGGCTTTTCTGCTTGTACCGATGAGATCACTCGGTCCGGATAATTGGAAAATAGCAGCTGCTCTTATGGGTAGCTACATTGGTGGAT CCCTTAACTTTGTTGCGATAACAGAGGCTCTGCGCATTTCTCCATCTGTTGTAGCGGCAGGGGTGGCTGTGGATAATGTCATTTGTGCTTTACACTTTATGGTGTTGTTTGCGTTAGCCTCAAAGATACCACCTGAGACCACCTCAGTATCTTCCCCTG ATGCCGGGATGACTAAGGATGACAAAGCTGAGGACAAGAACAGAGTGGTTTCAACTTCAATTGCATTATCAGTTTCTTTCCTCATATGTAAAGCTGCCATTTCGATGACGGAGCTATTGAAGATCCAAGGAGGCATGCTTCCTGCTGTTACAGCCATCACCGTCCTCTTGGCTACTTCTTTCCCTGATTTCTTCAACTCTCTCGCACCTTCTGCTGAAACCATCTCTCTCGTTCTCATGCAG GTATTTTTCACGATTCTAGGAGCTACAGGGAGTGTATGGAATGTGATCAACACTGCCCCAAGCATCTTCCTCTTTGCTGTAATTCAAGTAATGGTTCATCTTGCAATGACTTTGCTTTTGGGGAAGCTGTTCTGTATCGACATGAAGCTACtgcttcttgcatcaaacgCTAACATAGGAGGTCCAACGACTGCTTGTGCCATGGCGACCGCTAAAGGATGGACCTCTCTTGTCGTCCCAGGGATTCTCTCTGGGGTTTTTGGAGTCTCCACAGCAACTTTTCTTGGCATTGGATGTGGAGTTTTGGTCCTCAAACAATTATAG
- the LOC108831722 gene encoding probable receptor-like protein kinase At5g24010 gives MILNTLSFLFTDISGNYRKAPANTHSLFPLPSSLLLSKLSSSPMAFPVNPILTLIFSFFSLPHLSSAAFTPPDNYLLNCGANTNASFFSTRSFLGDSTNQASTFLSADRSISLSDQNPPPNSPVLYHTARVFPGGSSSPQSPAYKLHLTTKGTHFIRLHFAPFKAPAFNLNSAKFSVSVNGFSLLTTFTPTSSVVVVKEFILKIDSPVLEISFLPSKASTFAFVSAVEVFSAPKDYIIDQGTKRVVPNSAQIFSNLSSQVLETVHRINVGGSKLTPFNDSLWRTWLVDDDYLLLKGAAKRAWTTHSPNYQSGGATREIAPDNVYMTAQEMNRDNQELQARFNISWEFPVGSNSRRVLHLVRLHFCDIVSTSLNQLYFNVFINDFLAYRDVDLSALSFHVLASPFYVDFVAESDRDGMVRVSVGPSDLSNPARVNAILNGVEIMRIVSPVSSKVGYGKKNVVWIVAGSVLGSLVLLSLLVLCCLCFCRPKKKKSRTKRSESTGWTPLRRFRNSSISRTTEGTVSSNGYQTLRISFAEIQSGTNNFDKSLVIGVGGFGMVFKGSLKDNTKVAVKRGVPGSRQGLPEFLSEITILSKIRHRHLVSLVGYCEEQSEMILVYEYMDKGPLKSHLYGSTNPPLSWKQRLEVCIGAARGLHYLHTGSSQGIIHRDIKSTNILLDNNYVAKVADFGLSRSGPCLDETHVSTGVKGSFGYLDPEYFRRQQLTDKSDVYSFGVVLFEVLCARPAVDPLLVREQVNLAEWAIEWQKKGMLDQIVDPNIADQIKPCSLKKFAETAEKCCADYGVDRPTIGDVLWNLEHVLQLQVSGPLENAEEACGDVTGSRTTARQGLSSDSNTERESGDGTSGIIDSSQVFSQLLNNAGR, from the coding sequence ATGATTCTCAACACACTTTCTTTTTTATTCACTGACATTAGTGGAAACTACAGAAAAGCGCCAGCGAATACGCACTCTCTATTTCCTCTTCcatcttctcttctcctctcaaAGCTATCATCATCTCCAATGGCGTTTCCAGTAAATCCAATCCTCACCCttatcttctccttcttctctctcccCCACCTCTCCTCCGCTGCCTTCACTCCACCCGACAACTACCTCCTCAACTGCGGCGCCAACACCAACGCCTCCTTCTTCTCCACCCGCTCCTTCCTCGGCGACTCCACAAACCAAGCCTCCACCTTTCTCTCCGCCGACCGATCCATCTCCCTCTCCGACCAAAACCCACCTCCAAATTCCCCCGTCCTATACCACACCGCCCGCGTCTTCCCCGGCGGATCATCATCACCCCAATCTCCCGCGTACAAACTCCACCTCACCACCAAAGGCACTCACTTCATCCGTCTCCACTTCGCGCCTTTCAAAGCTCCCGCCTTTAACTTAAACTCAGCCAAATTCTCCGTCTCCGTTAACGGATTCTCCCTCCTAACAACCTTCACCCCCACCTCCTCCGTCGTCGTAGTGAAAGAGTTCATACTCAAAATCGATTCCCCTGTTCTCGAGATCTCCTTCCTCCCCTCCAAAGCTTCCACCTTTGCCTTCGTCAGCGCTGTCGAAGTCTTCTCAGCTCCTAAAGATTACATAATCGATCAAGGCACCAAGCGCGTGGTCCCAAACTCCGCTCAAATATTCAGCAACTTATCCTCCCAAGTCCTCGAGACAGTTCACAGAATCAACGTCGGTGGTTCGAAGCTAACTCCGTTCAACGATTCCCTCTGGAGGACTTGGCTCGTCGACGACGATTATCTCCTCCTCAAAGGAGCTGCGAAGCGTGCTTGGACCACTCACTCTCCGAACTATCAGAGCGGTGGCGCGACGAGGGAGATTGCTCCTGATAATGTCTATATGACTGCGCAGGAGATGAACCGTGATAACCAGGAGCTTCAGGCCCGGTTTAACATCAGCTGGGAGTTCCCTGTTGGTTCGAATTCGAGAAGAGTTCTTCATTTGGTTCGTTTGCATTTCTGCGATATCGTTAGCACCTCGCTTAACCAGCTCTACTTCAATGTCTTTATCAATGATTTTTTGGCGTATAGAGATGTTGATCTCTCTGCGTTGAGCTTCCATGTGCTTGCGTCTCCGTTTTATGTCGACTTTGTTGCTGAGTCTGACCGGGATGGGATGGTGAGGGTAAGCGTTGGACCGTCTGATCTCAGCAACCCGGCGAGGGTTAATGCTATACTGAACGGAGTTGAGATCATGAGGATTGTGAGTCCTGTGAGTTCTAAAGTTGGGTATGGAAAGAAGAACGTTGTGTGGATCGTTGCTGGCTCGGTGTTGGGGAGTCTTGTGCTTTTGTCACTCCTCGTCTTGTGCTGTTTGTGTTTCTGTAGacccaagaagaagaagagcagaaCCAAGAGGTCAGAGAGCACCGGGTGGACGCCTCTGAGGAGGTTCAGAAACAGTTCCATCAGTAGAACAACCGAAGGAACCGTTAGCTCTAACGGCTACCAGACTCTGAGGATCTCTTTCGCTGAGATACAGTCCGGAACCAATAACTTCGACAAGAGTTTAGTGATCGGAGTTGGAGGATTCGGGATGGTCTTTAAAGGCTCTCTCAAGGACAACACCAAAGTAGCTGTCAAGAGAGGCGTCCCCGGTTCGAGACAAGGCTTACCGGAGTTTCTATCCGAGATAACAATCCTCTCTAAGATCCGTCATCGGCATCTCGTTTCGCTTGTTGGATACTGCGAGGAACAGTCTGAGATGATCCTTGTTTACGAGTACATGGACAAAGGACCGCTCAAGAGCCACTTATACGGTTCCACCAACCCTCCTTTGTCATGGAAACAACGGCTCGAAGTCTGCATTGGTGCGGCGAGAGGTCTTCATTACCTCCACACCGGTTCTTCTCAAGGAATCATCCACCGTGATATAAAGTCCACCAACATCTTGCTGGATAACAACTACGTAGCCAAAGTTGCAGACTTCGGACTGTCGAGATCCGGTCCTTGTCTCGATGAGACTCACGTGAGCACGGGGGTGAAAGGAAGCTTCGGTTATCTCGATCCTGAGTACTTCAGGAGACAACAGCTCACTGATAAGTCCGATGTTTATTCGTTTGGAGTCGTCTTATTCGAAGTTCTCTGCGCTAGACCAGCTGTTGACCCGTTGCTCGTGAGGGAGCAAGTGAACTTAGCAGAGTGGGCTATTGAGTGGCAAAAGAAAGGAATGCTGGACCAGATAGTTGATCCGAACATTGCTGATCAGATCAAACCGTGTTCCTTGAAGAAGTTTGCGGAAACTGCGGAGAAATGCTGTGCGGATTACGGTGTGGATAGACCGACCATAGGTGATGTTCTGTGGAACTTAGAACACGTGCTTCAGCTTCAAGTATCTGGACCGTTGGAGAACGCTGAAGAAGCTTGTGGAGATGTTACTGGCTCGAGGACGACGGCAAGGCAAGGTTTGTCTAGTGACTCGAACACGGAGAGGGAGAGTGGAGATGGAACTTCGGGTATAATCGATAGTAGCCAAGTGTTCTCTCAGCTCTTGAACAACGCTGGCAGATAA
- the LOC108831723 gene encoding septum site-determining protein minD homolog, chloroplastic-like produces MASPRVFSTCHQPPLLPSSLSSKPLLTLPRFVKSPSRRSPIRSVLQFNRKPQLAGETPRIVVITSGKGGVGKTTTTANVGLSLARYGFSVVAIDADLGLRNLDLLLGLENRVNYTVVEVLNGDCRLDQALVRDKRWSNFELLCISKPRSKLPMGFGGKALEWLVDALKTRPEGSPDFIIIDCPAGIDAGFITAITPANEAVLVTTPDITALRDADRVTGLLECDGIRDIKMIVNRVRTDMIRGEDMMSVLDVQEMLGLSLLGAIPEDSEVIRSTNRGFPLVLNKPPTLAGLAFEQAAWRLVEQDSMKAVMVEEEPKKRGFFSFFGG; encoded by the coding sequence ATGGCTTCTCCGCGCGTGTTCTCCACGTGCCATCAACCTCCGCTTCTTCCATCGTCGCTCTCTTCAAAGCCTCTATTAACCTTACCACGATTCGTCAAAAGCCCTAGCAGACGGAGTCCAATTAGATCCGTTCTCCAATTCAATCGCAAACCCCAGCTCGCCGGAGAAACGCCGCGAATCGTCGTCATAACCTCCGGAAAAGGCGGCGTCGGAAAAACGACCACCACCGCGAACGTCGGGCTCTCCCTCGCTCGCTACGGCTTCTCGGTCGTCGCGATCGACGCGGACCTCGGCCTCCGCAACCTCGATCTACTCCTCGGCCTCGAGAACCGCGTCAACTACACCGTCGTGGAGGTCCTCAACGGCGACTGCCGCCTCGACCAGGCCCTGGTGCGCGACAAGCGCTGGTCCAACTTCGAGCTCCTCTGCATCTCCAAACCAAGGTCGAAGCTCCCGATGGGGTTCGGCGGGAAAGCGCTCGAGTGGCTCGTCGACGCGCTCAAAACGAGGCCGGAAGGCTCGCCGGACTTCATCATCATCGACTGCCCCGCCGGGATCGACGCCGGGTTCATAACCGCCATCACTCCGGCGAACGAGGCGGTTCTCGTGACGACTCCGGACATAACGGCGCTTAGGGACGCGGATAGGGTCACGGGGCTGCTGGAGTGCGACGGGATTAGGGATATAAAGATGATTGTGAATAGGGTGAGGACTGATATGATCAGAGGGGAGGATATGATGTCTGTGTTGGATGTGCAGGAGATGCTTGGCTTGTCTTTGCTTGGTGCGATTCCGGAAGACTCTGAGGTGATTAGGAGCACCAACCGTGGGTTTCCGCTTGTTTTGAATAAGCCTCCGACGCTTGCGGGGCTGGCGTTTGAGCAGGCGGCGTGGAGGCTGGTGGAGCAGGATAGTATGAAGGCTGTTATGGTGGAGGAAGAGCCTAAGAAACGTggcttcttctctttctttggtGGTTGA
- the LOC108831721 gene encoding S-type anion channel SLAH3-like, which translates to MEERSNCAQIQLEEELPTLLRTATTEDMVGFDNYKDNNLPLPHFISRFHPYHASTTTSNGQEASSRSSMEAHRSYIEDLKETAPWMQIKHQRKPSLSMPTSPNILIISDPTSTSSDNNTASTGKSVRFISQPMAKVSSLYIESGNDDDVRLRHDNHHQQQQHQQSGQLQNQKPAMHKLRDHRYTSFKTWSGKLERQFTRKPAAIEPETQNRPKENINTYNEAMPVDRYYDALEGPELETLRPQEEIVLPSEQTWPFLLRYPISTFGMCLGVSSQAIMWKTLATAEPTKFLHVPLLINEALWFISVALIFTIAIIYLLKIILYFEAVRREYYHPIRINFFFAPFISFLFLALGVPPSVMTELPQFLWYLLMFPFICLELKIYGQWMSGGQRRLSRVANPTNHLSIVGNFVGALLGASMGLREGPIFFYAVGMAHYLVLFVTLYQRLPTNETLPKDLHPVFFLFVAAPSVASMAWAKITGSFDYGSKVCYFIAIFLYFSLAVRINFFRGIKFSLSWWAYTFPMTGAAIATIRYATVVRSTMTQVMCVILCAIATLVVSALLVTTIIHVFVLGDLFPNDYAIAISNRPRRKQASHHRWLDQLRNVSSENIENFLKFTDSDSSHSNDLEAGNGKIPEEDSA; encoded by the exons ATGGAGGAGAGATCAAATTGTGCGCAAATACAATTAGAAGAGGAGCTGCCAACATTACTGAGAACAGCCACAACAGAAGATATGGTTGGCTTTGACAATTACAAAGATAAtaatcttcctcttcctcactTCATCAGTCGCTTTCATCCTTATCATGCATCCACGACTACTTCg AATGGTCAAGAAGCCTCATCAAGATCATCAATGGAAGCTCATCGTAGCTATATTGAGGATCTCAAAGAGACTGCACCATGGATGCAGATCAAACATCAAAGAAAACCATCACTTTCAATGCCAACTTCACCAAATATTCTCATCATCTCTGATCCGACATCAACGTCTTCCGACAACAACACTGCATCGACTGGAAAGTCAGTCAGGTTCATCTCTCAGCCGATGGCCAAAGTCTCATCTCTCTACATAGAAAGCGGCAACGATGACGATGTTCGTCTTCGTCACGACAATCATCATCAGCAGCAACAACATCAACAAAGTGGTCAACTTCAAAACCAAAAACCGGCGATGCATAAGCTTAGGGATCACAGGTACACCTCGTTCAAGACTTGGTCAGGGAAACTCGAGAGACAGTTTACAAGAAAACCAGCTGCTATTGAACCGGAGACACAAAACCGGCCTAAGGAGAATATCAACACTTATAATGAAGCCATGCCTGTCGACCGTTACTATGATGCCTTGGAAGGTCCTGAACTAGAGACTCTCCGG CCTCAAGAAGAGATCGTTCTACCAAGTGAACAAACGTGGCCGTTTCTTCTGCGTTACCCCATATCCACCTTCGGTATGTGCCTTGGAGTGAGCAGCCAAGCCATAATGTGGAAAACCCTAGCCACTGCTGAGCCAACCAAGTTCCTTCACGTACCCCTATTGATCAACGAAGCTCTCTGGTTCATCTCAGTCGCTTTAATCTTTACCATTGCCATCATTTACCTCCTCAAAATCATCCTCTACTTCGAAGCCGTACGCCGCGAGTACTACCATCCCATCAGAATCAACTTCTTCTTCGCTCCTTTCATTTCGTTTCTCTTCTTAGCCCTCGGGGTCCCACCTTCCGTAATGACAGAACTGCCACAGTTCCTGTGGTACCTCCTCATGTTTCCTTTCATCTGTCTTGAGCTCAAGATTTACGGTCAATGGATGTCCGGTGGTCAACGCAGGCTCTCCCGGGTCGCCAACCCTACGAACCATCTCTCGATCGTTGGGAACTTTGTGGGAGCGTTGCTAGGTGCAAGCATGGGACTTAGAGAAGGACCCATATTTTTCTATGCTGTTGGGATGGCTCATTACTTGGTTCTGTTCGTGACACTCTACCAAAGACTACCGACCAACGAGACTTTGCCTAAAGATCTTCACcctgtcttcttcctttttgtTGCGGCCCCAAGTGTTGCTTCCATGGCATGGGCTAAGATCACTGGCTCCTTCGACTATGGCTCCAAAGTTTGTTACTTCATCGCCATTTTCCTCTACTTCTCTTTG gCAGTGCGGATTAATTTCTTTCGTGGAATCAA attttcgtTGTCATGGTGGGCGTATACGTTTCCAATGACCGGAGCTGCAATTGCAACCATAAGGTACGCAACAGTAGTGAGGAGCACAATGACTCAAGTCATGTGTGTGATCCTCTGTGCCATAGCGACTCTTGTCGTTTCGGCACTGCTAGTGACTACCATCATCCATGTCTTTGTCCTCGGCGATCTTTTTCCTAATGACTACGCCATAGCCATCAGCAACCGCCCGAGACGCAAACAGGCTAGCCACCACCGGTGGCTCGACCAACTAAGAAACGTAAGCTCAGAGAACATCGAGAATTTCTTGAAATTCACAGACTCCGACAGCAGTCATAGTAATGATCTAGAAGCTGGCAATGGAAAAATTCCAGAGGAGGATTCGgcttaa